Proteins co-encoded in one Zalophus californianus isolate mZalCal1 chromosome 9, mZalCal1.pri.v2, whole genome shotgun sequence genomic window:
- the HDHD5 gene encoding haloacid dehalogenase-like hydrolase domain-containing 5 isoform X1 has product MAVLHSLAAVRAAPGLWWRAARASLGLLGPLGPCPGRGYCVDAAQSPPTFGFLLDIDGVLVRGHRVIPAALEAFRRLVNAHGQLRVPVVFVTNAGNILQHSKAQELSALLGFKVEPDQVILSHSPMKLFSQYHNKRMLVSGQGPLVENARVLGFENVVTVDELRMAFPVLDMVDLQRRPKTTVPLPRNDFPAIEGVLLLGEPVRWETSLQLIMDVLLSNGNPGTGLATAPYPHLPVLASNMDLLWMAEAKMPRFGHGTFLLCLETIYRKVTGKELRYEGLMGKPSVLTYQYAEDLIRQQAERRGWVAPIQKLYAIGDNPMSDVYGANLFHKYLQMAKHDGAEERGADGLWKRRPSATQSCASILVCTGVYNPKGPEPTRPAQDAEEAPFHGHRDFSFSPGLMEASHIVNDVNEAVQLVFHKEGWPL; this is encoded by the exons ATGGCTGTTCTCCACTCTCTCGCGGCGGTCCGCGCGGCGCCGGGCCTCTGGTGGCGGGCAGCGCGCGCGTCGTTGGGGCTCCTGGGCCCCCTGGGCCCCTGCCCCGGGAGAGGCTACTGTGTGGACGCTGCACAG AGCCCACCCACTTTTGGGTTCCTGTTGGACATTGATGGAGTGCTGGTGCGGGGTCACAGAGTGATCCCTGCTGCTCTGGAAGCGTTCCGCAGGCTGGTGAATGCTCATGGGCAGCTGCGGGTGCCTGTGGTCTTTGTCACGAATGCTGGGAACATCTTACAACACAGCAAAGCCCAGGAGCTGTCAGCGCTGCTGGGGTTCAAG GTGGAGCCAGACCAAGTCATTCTTTCTCACAGTCCCATGAAGCTTTTCTCACAATATCACAACAAGCGGATGCTGGTGTCTGGGCAGGGGCCCCTGGTGGAAAATGCCCGAGT ACTGGGCTTCGAGAATGTGGTTACTGTGGATGAGCTGCGGATGGCCTTTCCTGTGCTTGACATGGTGGATCTCCAGCGGCGGCCGAAGACCACGGTA CCCCTTCCAAGGAACGACTTCCCTGCCATTGAAG GAGTGCTTCTCCTTGGGGAGCCAGTCCGCTGGGAGACAAGCCTGCAGCTGATCATGGATGTCCTTCTCAGCAATGGGAACCCTGGGACTGGTCTGGCGACGGCCCCTTATCCCCATCTCCCCGTCCTGGCCAGCAACATGGATCTCCTTTGGATGGCTGAAGCCAAGATGCCCAG GTTTGGCCATGGCACCTTTTTGCTGTGCCTGGAAACCATTTACCGGAAAGTGACAGGCAAAGAGCTGAGATATGAGGGCCTGATGGGCAAACCCAGCGTCCTCACTTACCAGTATGCAGAGGACCTGATCCGGCAGCAGGCGGAGAGGCGGGGCTGGGTGGCCCCCATCCAGAAGCTCTATGCTATCGG TGATAACCCTATGTCTGATGTCTACGGTGCCAACCTGTTCCACAAGTACCTGCAGATGGCGAAGCATGATGGGGCAGAGGAGCGGGGGGCCGATGGCTTGTGGAAGCGGCGGCCCTCAGCAACCCAGAGCTGTGCCTCTATCCTGGTGTGCACTGGTGTGTACAATCCCAAGGGCCCAGAGCCCACCAGGCCCGCCCAGGATGCAGAGGAGGCTCCATTCCATGGGCACCGGGACTTCAGCTTCAGTCCAGGGCTCATGGAGGCGTCCCACATTGTGAATGATGTGAATGAGGCTGTACAGCTGGTTTTCCACAAGGAGGGTTGGCCTTTGTAG
- the HDHD5 gene encoding haloacid dehalogenase-like hydrolase domain-containing 5 isoform X2, whose translation MAVLHSLAAVRAAPGLWWRAARASLGLLGPLGPCPGRGYCVDAAQSPPTFGFLLDIDGVLVRGHRVIPAALEAFRRLVNAHGQLRVPVVFVTNAGNILQHSKAQELSALLGFKVEPDQVILSHSPMKLFSQYHNKRMLVSGQGPLVENARVLGFENVVTVDELRMAFPVLDMVDLQRRPKTTPLPRNDFPAIEGVLLLGEPVRWETSLQLIMDVLLSNGNPGTGLATAPYPHLPVLASNMDLLWMAEAKMPRFGHGTFLLCLETIYRKVTGKELRYEGLMGKPSVLTYQYAEDLIRQQAERRGWVAPIQKLYAIGDNPMSDVYGANLFHKYLQMAKHDGAEERGADGLWKRRPSATQSCASILVCTGVYNPKGPEPTRPAQDAEEAPFHGHRDFSFSPGLMEASHIVNDVNEAVQLVFHKEGWPL comes from the exons ATGGCTGTTCTCCACTCTCTCGCGGCGGTCCGCGCGGCGCCGGGCCTCTGGTGGCGGGCAGCGCGCGCGTCGTTGGGGCTCCTGGGCCCCCTGGGCCCCTGCCCCGGGAGAGGCTACTGTGTGGACGCTGCACAG AGCCCACCCACTTTTGGGTTCCTGTTGGACATTGATGGAGTGCTGGTGCGGGGTCACAGAGTGATCCCTGCTGCTCTGGAAGCGTTCCGCAGGCTGGTGAATGCTCATGGGCAGCTGCGGGTGCCTGTGGTCTTTGTCACGAATGCTGGGAACATCTTACAACACAGCAAAGCCCAGGAGCTGTCAGCGCTGCTGGGGTTCAAG GTGGAGCCAGACCAAGTCATTCTTTCTCACAGTCCCATGAAGCTTTTCTCACAATATCACAACAAGCGGATGCTGGTGTCTGGGCAGGGGCCCCTGGTGGAAAATGCCCGAGT ACTGGGCTTCGAGAATGTGGTTACTGTGGATGAGCTGCGGATGGCCTTTCCTGTGCTTGACATGGTGGATCTCCAGCGGCGGCCGAAGACCACG CCCCTTCCAAGGAACGACTTCCCTGCCATTGAAG GAGTGCTTCTCCTTGGGGAGCCAGTCCGCTGGGAGACAAGCCTGCAGCTGATCATGGATGTCCTTCTCAGCAATGGGAACCCTGGGACTGGTCTGGCGACGGCCCCTTATCCCCATCTCCCCGTCCTGGCCAGCAACATGGATCTCCTTTGGATGGCTGAAGCCAAGATGCCCAG GTTTGGCCATGGCACCTTTTTGCTGTGCCTGGAAACCATTTACCGGAAAGTGACAGGCAAAGAGCTGAGATATGAGGGCCTGATGGGCAAACCCAGCGTCCTCACTTACCAGTATGCAGAGGACCTGATCCGGCAGCAGGCGGAGAGGCGGGGCTGGGTGGCCCCCATCCAGAAGCTCTATGCTATCGG TGATAACCCTATGTCTGATGTCTACGGTGCCAACCTGTTCCACAAGTACCTGCAGATGGCGAAGCATGATGGGGCAGAGGAGCGGGGGGCCGATGGCTTGTGGAAGCGGCGGCCCTCAGCAACCCAGAGCTGTGCCTCTATCCTGGTGTGCACTGGTGTGTACAATCCCAAGGGCCCAGAGCCCACCAGGCCCGCCCAGGATGCAGAGGAGGCTCCATTCCATGGGCACCGGGACTTCAGCTTCAGTCCAGGGCTCATGGAGGCGTCCCACATTGTGAATGATGTGAATGAGGCTGTACAGCTGGTTTTCCACAAGGAGGGTTGGCCTTTGTAG